The genomic region AGGGTGTATCCGCATCCAATCAAGATGTGACTTTCGCAACAAGCGACCATCGACACTATGGGCGCATACCATTCTGTCGGTATAGGGTAAGGGCAAATCGTAGGAGGAGATTGTGGAGAGTCAAGTTCGTATATACGAAAGGTTTCGTTATTGCCTGGGAAGATTAAGAGGCGATTATTGGCCTCGGAAAATGAAGCCATGAATTTGGGGGACGAAATCTCCTCTAGAAAAGACTTGGAAACACATTTGAAGCGTGCAAGGGATTTTGCGGGTAATTTCGAGAGTATACTTGAgaatgttaattccatgggaaggGTAACTTTCGAACATGATTTAAGGGTTTTTAAACTTATATCCATTGAAAGGGAAATTTACAGAAGGATGAAATCGGTATATATAGGAAATTAAGAAGCCGACCTAATGCtaatattttaatattaattCACAGTTTTAAGGAATGTTAAATTTATCTCGCACCCTTTTTATTTACATACCTATACACCTTAACActttaccaattttttttttttttttttttttttgacaacaaaaCACTTTAACAGTTAAGGATATGGGATATATTTTATCATGCAGTTGGAGGTGCGGAGTGCACACCCGTATAATCAAATTCCCGATTTTATGGGTTACGGAGTATTATATAGTTTTGATATATACTACATGTAATATAATTCTTGCTTTTATTTAGAGCTGGCaaataatgacacgacacgaacctgacacgaaattaacgggtttgggttgaggctcaatgacccatttatgtaagtgggtcgacacgaacacgacacgatatttaataggaccgggtttgggttgagctctctaaacacgaacccgacacaaaTAATCTGtttaataaattaatcctaatttttttatctttcatcacataaatatacttaaaactttccaaattttgacatgacacgaaaacacgacccgaacccgacacgatattagcgggttagggttgaggcttgatgacccatttatgtaagtgggtcgacacgaacacgacacgagatttaaatgggtcgggtttgggttgaagggtttgtgacccgtttacatgtgacacgaacacgaacccgacacgacccgatctgtttgccaggtctactttTATTGAGAGGTTGGTACTAAAGACGGTCATGAGAGCGGAATTAATGGCTTTAAAAAGTGGGTTGATCATTGCGAAGGAGAGATTTATTTCTCGTCTTATCATACAAACGGACTCTCGAGTAGTCGTGAGTCTCTTGAAAGAAGAAGGGGAGTACCATGCTCATCTCCTACAAATTTGCGGATGCTTTTTGAATGATCATCCTTGGAACATTGAAGTACGCCATATTTACAGGGAAGCCAATGCTTGTGCAGACTCATTAGCAAACATCGGAGTTAATCAAGCGCCACAAGTAGTGATATGGGAACCGGATGACTTACCGAATCATCTTTTTTGGTTGATGCAACAAGACATTGGAGGGGTGTCATTATTATGGGTTAATGCATGaactaatacggagtatatattaaCCAAGTATTCGGTCACAAGCAGTGACGGTTTAGTCTAGACCCCTTGTCTAGGAGCAAGGCCCCAATGGACAGGGGTGGCTACGGCTATGTTATGTTACATAGTCAGTTACGTTTCATCAGGTGTAGATGTTAATGGTAGAATATAAAACCGATCTTGAGACTTCAACCATCAGCTTaaacttttggttgagatggaCACCTTAACACGTTACTAGAATACCAGTGCCATAATTCTAATGCATGTATGATATTTGTCGGTTTTTCCACCATTCCAGTATTGATAAAAgagatattctctcgtgtatccCTTAATTTTTTCCACCATAGAAAACAATTCTAGtgttttcgttcttcctttttgtttttcatcttccctttttttattcgcattttgaggcttgcgttcacccatagacggttcgaaaggatgattcatgtcagccgaccccaaatcattttgggattaaggctctgatgttgttgttgttgttgtagaaaACAATTCTAGTGATCCTTAAATCCCTTTAATTACCTAATATgcattatatacggagtatttgaCTAGTAAAAAATGTATTTCTCTGATCAGAATATCTTCCACCATCCCCCAATTTGTGACCAAAATTCCTGTTGCGGTTGATGTTTTGTCTGTAGAAAATACAGAGAGAGTCGGAGAGTTGTCGAAGAAGCGCGATTTAAAAGCTCAGCACCGAGTTAAAATAAACAAGCCCTCTGCCCGAAACTAGCATGTTGGCTTAGCAGCTACATCAAGCAGATCGCGCACTGCAATGGCAAGTTCAGAAGTGACCTGTTCGCACTCAGTGCGCCTCATTCACAGCATTCATCTTACTATTACACGCATGAGGTAaactaaaaacaaataaaaaatgtTGCAAACAGATAATCAATAATAACAATTGGTAAAATTTCACAACTCAAAACCATAGTCAATATAATTATATTCATCTTCCTTCTCCTCCTTCTCGGGTTCTTTGGATATCGAATGAATTGGTTGACCTCCGGGAAAGTTTAAAAGGGTTTCCTTGTGTATATATGCAAAACATAGGTGAACACCCTCGAGTCCTGTCTCAGTGAATTGTTTCTCTCTAAGATTATACCATAAATATTTGCCACCATAAGTTGGTAAACACAATAGTTCATGTGATGATCCTTTGCGGTATGCAATAGGGTGGTAAAAAACGTGTTGGGGCCCTTGCACAGGAAGGCTCGTAAACTTAAACCAAGACTCTTTAACACCGTATTCCTTCATAACCCAAATACTATTAGTCCACTTGTTCACGTCGTAACATGTAAAACACAAACAGCCATCCAGCAAGCATAGGCGATAGTGATCATGATATCGAGCTGGGTTGAGACCAATTTCACCCAAAAGAGTATCAGACAAGACCACATCATTAGACCATCGTTCAGCCTTGATATCGAAACAGCCAATTCTCGTAATGCGGCCACTACTATAACATATCATGACAAGTAAATGGTTTTTTACAAGGACGAGATCCCATATCGATTCAGTTGTGGCAATTTTACTTTCTCTAACTGTCCACGAATTACTTCTCAAACTGTAGACACTGACTTCCCTCATAGTATCATCCGTATTTGGATCGTTGTATTGGTGAAACCTGACaattttgaaatcgtcattattgAATTCATCTAAACAGTGACACATCCCATATTGTACAAGGCCGCCGCCAACATAAACGTTAGGGATTATACGAAAAATATGGGTCGTTGGGTTGACCAAGACGAGAGAGCTATCTCGGTTGTATTCGCACCCAATCAAGAGGTAAGATTCGCAACAAGCGGCAATCGTCGCCAAGGGATCATGCCATGTTGACGGTATAGGGTAAGGGAAAAGCGTAGGAGGAGAGCATAAAGAGTCCAGTTCGTATATAAGAAAGGTTTGGTTCTTGCCTGGGAGAATTAAGAGGCCATGATTGGCCTCGGAAAACGAAGCATTGAATTTGGGGGACGAAATCTCGGTTAGAAAAGACTTGGAAACGGACTTGAAGCGGAGGAGGGATTTAGCGGGTAATTTAGGAAGTATACATGAGAATATAATTTCCATGGGAAGCGTAACTAGCGAAGATGGTTTAATGGGTTTGAAACTTACATCCATTGGAAACGGTAGATTTGCAGATACACAAAGATGAATAGTTGGAAATTTGGAATCTAATCTAGGGTGTTATGTTATATATACAGTTATGAAATTATGAAGCCGACATAAGGTTTTAATTTAACGAAAATCAACTTCCCCTTTTC from Silene latifolia isolate original U9 population chromosome 3, ASM4854445v1, whole genome shotgun sequence harbors:
- the LOC141648653 gene encoding F-box protein CPR1-like produces the protein MDVSFKPIKPSSLVTLPMEIIFSCILPKLPAKSLLRFKSVSKSFLTEISSPKFNASFSEANHGLLILPGKNQTFLIYELDSLCSPPTLFPYPIPSTWHDPLATIAACCESYLLIGCEYNRDSSLVLVNPTTHIFRIIPNVYVGGGLVQYGMCHCLDEFNNDDFKIVRFHQYNDPNTDDTMREVSVYSLRSNSWTVRESKIATTESIWDLVLVKNHLLVMICYSSGRITRIGCFDIKAERWSNDVVLSDTLLGEIGLNPARYHDHYRLCLLDGCLCFTCYDVNKWTNSIWVMKEYGVKESWFKFTSLPVQGPQHVFYHPIAYRKGSSHELLCLPTYGGKYLWYNLREKQFTETGLEGVHLCFAYIHKETLLNFPGGQPIHSISKEPEKEEKEDEYNYIDYGFEL